A region from the Desulfomarina profundi genome encodes:
- a CDS encoding S1C family serine protease, translated as MNFKTSSLTLFVVFGIGLWLIFSSLTGYFNGVDADPRPVTARGDLAQDEQNTIEIFRLNSPSVVYITSIALRRGFFSLNAVEIPKGTGSGFVWDRNGRIVTNYHVISDANKIKVTMADGSTWRAVLIGVAPDRDIAVLQIDAPSSVLRPITIGRSSDLQVGQKVFAIGNPFGLDQTITSGIISALGRQIKSVTGRTIQGMIQTDAAINPGNSGGPLLDSAGRLIGVNTAIYSPSGAYAGIGFAVPVDTVNSTVPKVIKYGHVIKPGIGATLADKRLAERLGIKGVLILAVEADGPAAKAGLHPTMQYMGEIILGDIITAVAGQPVTSYDELRTELEKFEVGQEVSLTVLRGDQLFDVKIHLTAIN; from the coding sequence ATGAATTTTAAAACCAGTTCATTAACATTATTTGTTGTATTCGGTATAGGACTCTGGCTGATTTTCAGCTCTTTGACAGGGTATTTCAACGGAGTAGATGCCGATCCACGGCCTGTTACAGCCCGAGGCGATCTTGCCCAGGACGAGCAGAACACCATTGAAATCTTTCGTCTCAATTCTCCGTCGGTGGTGTACATTACAAGTATTGCCCTGAGAAGGGGCTTTTTCTCTTTAAATGCTGTGGAAATTCCAAAAGGAACCGGGTCCGGTTTTGTATGGGACAGGAATGGTAGAATTGTAACAAACTACCATGTCATCAGTGATGCAAATAAAATAAAGGTCACCATGGCAGACGGTTCCACCTGGAGAGCTGTTCTCATAGGTGTCGCTCCTGACAGAGATATTGCCGTATTGCAGATTGACGCCCCATCCTCGGTTCTTCGTCCCATAACAATCGGCAGATCCAGTGATCTCCAGGTGGGTCAGAAGGTCTTTGCCATCGGCAATCCTTTTGGACTGGATCAAACAATTACTTCCGGAATCATCTCAGCCCTGGGACGACAGATTAAGTCAGTTACCGGACGAACTATCCAGGGAATGATTCAGACTGATGCCGCTATTAATCCAGGGAATTCCGGGGGCCCTCTACTTGACAGTGCGGGGAGGCTTATTGGTGTAAATACAGCTATCTACAGTCCGTCAGGGGCTTATGCGGGAATAGGGTTTGCCGTACCTGTAGATACAGTCAACAGTACCGTACCCAAGGTTATTAAATACGGCCATGTCATAAAGCCCGGTATTGGGGCCACCCTTGCTGACAAGAGACTGGCGGAGAGATTGGGGATAAAGGGAGTTTTGATTCTTGCTGTCGAGGCTGATGGTCCTGCTGCCAAAGCAGGATTGCACCCGACCATGCAGTATATGGGGGAAATTATCCTCGGTGATATCATTACAGCAGTCGCCGGGCAACCGGTGACATCCTATGATGAACTGCGAACCGAACTTGAAAAATTTGAGGTGGGTCAGGAAGTGTCACTCACTGTTCTTCGGGGAGACCAGTTGTTTGATGTTAAAATACATCTTACTGCAATCAATTAA
- a CDS encoding hemolysin family protein yields MLQTLIIAIILAITISALCSICEAVLYSISASQVEMLKKNGSSAAEHLKRLRSDIDEPITAILTLNTIANTIGAAVAGAAAAKMFGDDNLLYFSATFTLAILIFSEILPKTIGVTFAYTLAPLITYPLRVMVFVLKPIVWVCRSLTRLLPHRKEESISAEEIQTIAALSLKSGDIEVGEEKVINNIIELKNKIVRQVMTPRTVTFSMDEELTVGEAMSMVTELSSHSRIPVYKKEPNEVSGIVMRKDVLLAAAEGKSSCKLYEFSNPAHFVPETAPLNRVLVDFFDRRQHLFVVVDEYGTMTGIVSMEDILEEIVGREIIDESDKELDMRELARSRNLALKNNGLLPDKTINF; encoded by the coding sequence GTGTTACAGACATTAATAATTGCCATTATCCTTGCAATCACCATTTCAGCACTTTGTTCAATATGTGAAGCGGTTCTGTACAGTATAAGCGCAAGTCAGGTTGAGATGCTTAAAAAAAACGGAAGTTCCGCGGCCGAACACCTCAAGCGTTTGCGTTCTGACATTGATGAACCGATAACAGCCATTCTCACTTTAAATACAATTGCCAATACCATTGGAGCTGCTGTCGCCGGGGCTGCTGCAGCAAAAATGTTTGGAGATGACAATCTCCTCTATTTTTCTGCAACCTTTACCCTGGCGATTCTTATATTTTCAGAAATTCTTCCGAAAACAATAGGCGTTACATTTGCGTACACCCTGGCGCCTTTAATCACCTACCCTTTGAGGGTTATGGTTTTTGTTCTCAAGCCGATAGTTTGGGTGTGCAGGTCTTTGACAAGGCTTTTACCGCACAGGAAGGAAGAGTCAATCAGTGCTGAGGAAATTCAGACCATTGCTGCTCTTTCCCTCAAGTCAGGAGATATCGAAGTCGGGGAAGAAAAGGTAATAAATAATATTATTGAATTAAAAAACAAGATTGTTCGACAAGTTATGACCCCGCGCACGGTAACCTTTTCCATGGATGAGGAGCTTACGGTTGGAGAAGCAATGTCCATGGTTACCGAACTCTCCAGTCACAGCAGGATTCCAGTGTATAAAAAAGAACCCAACGAGGTGAGTGGTATTGTGATGCGCAAAGACGTTCTTCTGGCAGCAGCGGAAGGGAAAAGCAGTTGTAAACTGTATGAATTCAGCAATCCTGCCCATTTTGTCCCGGAAACAGCCCCCTTAAATCGTGTGCTGGTAGATTTTTTTGATCGTAGACAACATCTTTTCGTTGTTGTGGATGAATATGGTACGATGACGGGGATTGTTTCCATGGAAGATATACTTGAAGAAATCGTCGGCAGGGAGATTATTGACGAATCAGACAAGGAACTCGATATGCGGGAACTGGCAAGGTCCAGAAATCTTGCATTGAAAAATAATGGCCTGCTACCTGATAAAACTATCAATTTCTGA
- a CDS encoding leucyl aminopeptidase yields MKDTQCTVFKNSAEKYSGDLLVALITIDKDEQLNGPKEVQYILGELNQLDEFKGKNGTSIQLYPPWETPGKRLPAQRMLLVGLGEIDKKDSPDTIRELLRTAAGTAALQCEKNRAENVCIILGKFGKLHLPDAAEALTEGILLGGYSFTKYKTDTKEQYSGLKKVIFSTSSSVAAVKKRVEMAVTSSKSAIVARNMANEPGNLWTSGEFGRYGRKIAKKYKLKCRVYGKADIKKMKMGGLLAVNQGSQDPPKLIVIEYLPEKKSDTILLVGKGLTFDSGGISLKPAAGMMDMKYDMCGGAAVLAVMETIAKEKPKTGVVAIVPATDNMSGAGALKPGDVITHYNGTTSEIENTDAEGRLILADALAFGIKKFKPDCVIDVATLTGAVIVALGHHHCGIFSNNDQLVERLLNAGMKCGEPFWRLPLGESYSKQIKSRIADIKNTGGRDGGSITAAAYLQNFVEDIPWAHLDIAGTAWDFTEKSYIPKGPSGFGVRTLIEMIRSWENGKLKCSD; encoded by the coding sequence ATGAAAGATACACAATGTACTGTTTTTAAGAACAGCGCAGAAAAATATTCAGGTGATCTCCTGGTTGCTCTGATCACTATCGACAAGGACGAACAACTCAACGGCCCAAAGGAAGTCCAATATATTCTTGGAGAACTCAACCAGCTAGATGAGTTTAAAGGAAAGAATGGAACGTCTATACAACTCTATCCTCCCTGGGAAACGCCAGGAAAAAGACTTCCGGCCCAAAGAATGCTGCTTGTCGGACTCGGGGAAATCGATAAAAAAGATTCTCCGGACACAATCAGAGAACTGTTGAGGACGGCCGCAGGTACTGCTGCACTCCAATGTGAAAAAAACCGTGCTGAGAACGTATGCATCATTCTCGGAAAATTCGGAAAACTTCACCTTCCTGACGCTGCAGAGGCTCTTACAGAGGGAATACTCCTGGGAGGATATAGTTTTACAAAATACAAGACAGACACAAAGGAACAGTATTCTGGATTAAAAAAGGTCATATTCTCCACGTCTTCTTCTGTCGCAGCAGTGAAAAAACGTGTGGAAATGGCAGTCACGTCCTCAAAAAGTGCTATTGTCGCAAGGAATATGGCTAACGAACCAGGCAATCTCTGGACATCTGGGGAATTTGGTCGATATGGACGAAAAATTGCAAAGAAATACAAGCTGAAATGCAGAGTCTACGGAAAGGCCGATATCAAAAAAATGAAAATGGGAGGTCTTCTGGCTGTCAACCAGGGTTCTCAGGATCCTCCTAAACTCATTGTTATTGAGTACCTGCCTGAAAAAAAATCTGATACGATTCTTCTTGTTGGAAAAGGACTGACCTTTGATTCGGGTGGTATAAGTCTTAAACCGGCAGCAGGCATGATGGACATGAAGTATGACATGTGCGGTGGTGCCGCTGTACTTGCCGTTATGGAGACAATTGCAAAAGAGAAACCGAAAACAGGGGTTGTTGCCATTGTTCCTGCCACGGACAATATGTCAGGGGCAGGGGCCTTAAAACCCGGTGATGTCATAACACATTATAATGGAACTACCTCTGAAATTGAAAATACGGATGCGGAAGGCCGCCTTATTCTCGCTGACGCTCTTGCATTCGGTATTAAAAAATTCAAACCGGACTGTGTCATTGATGTTGCGACACTTACAGGGGCAGTAATAGTCGCTCTGGGCCATCATCACTGCGGGATATTCAGTAATAATGATCAACTGGTAGAAAGGCTGCTAAACGCAGGCATGAAATGCGGAGAACCTTTTTGGCGTTTGCCTCTTGGAGAATCGTATTCAAAACAGATTAAATCACGAATTGCGGATATCAAAAACACCGGTGGCCGGGACGGAGGGTCCATTACAGCAGCAGCATACCTGCAGAACTTTGTTGAAGATATTCCCTGGGCTCATCTTGATATAGCAGGAACTGCCTGGGATTTTACTGAAAAATCATATATACCGAAAGGCCCTTCAGGATTTGGTGTAAGAACTTTAATCGAAATGATACGATCATGGGAAAATGGTAAACTGAAATGTTCCGATTGA
- a CDS encoding adenylate/guanylate cyclase domain-containing protein has product MVKNRTVIVIDNEVLAADLCRKMLLPLGYSVVCAFSGEQGIDLAKNKRFDIAIISDRLHDMPGVELFSLLRQKNPVMSGILVTDQTSVELVVNAMNSGFQRLLQKPLKGPPLIAAVQDTLEIVELHEENIRMNTLLPLYELGEKFMKAEKETEVYQELLAAIRQEIDVTSVSIMMFDQDEEVLRIVASFGIDPEIASRVRIKPGEKIAGKVFKLKKPVILNRNEKNPDQFLKLLKRSEIAASICFPMRNTEKVIGMVNIAQTRENTVFSSGDIEMLSVIVKQSLMALEKIWSIKKREETCRVTALLEQYVSPEISEILADKKDFPQDSGKVLELTVLFADIRKFTLLVQRLPPAKLRIFLNEFFELFAEIVFSFRGMLDKFMGDAALVIFGAPLEIDTPSLSAVSAAEQIMREFEVLRCLWTKKNSVFKEIGLGIGVSRGPMFLGNVGSVRRLDYTVIGTDVNIAQRLASETASGQILLTERVYNDIKKTYKINSGEKKLLRGMDSEIMIYSLTR; this is encoded by the coding sequence GTGGTAAAAAACAGAACCGTTATCGTTATTGACAATGAGGTGCTTGCAGCAGACCTCTGTCGTAAAATGCTTCTTCCCCTTGGATACTCAGTAGTTTGTGCATTCAGCGGAGAACAGGGTATTGATCTCGCAAAAAATAAGCGTTTTGATATTGCAATTATAAGTGACAGATTGCACGACATGCCGGGTGTTGAGCTTTTTTCCCTGCTCAGGCAGAAAAATCCTGTCATGTCCGGAATTTTAGTGACCGATCAAACCAGTGTTGAACTGGTTGTAAATGCCATGAACAGCGGATTCCAGAGGCTTCTTCAAAAACCTCTTAAAGGACCGCCTCTTATTGCTGCGGTGCAGGATACATTAGAAATAGTAGAGCTTCATGAAGAAAATATCAGGATGAATACTTTGCTTCCACTGTATGAACTTGGTGAAAAATTCATGAAGGCTGAAAAAGAAACCGAAGTTTACCAGGAACTCCTGGCAGCAATAAGACAGGAAATTGATGTTACATCCGTCTCGATTATGATGTTTGATCAGGACGAAGAGGTATTAAGGATTGTAGCTTCCTTCGGTATTGACCCTGAAATAGCCAGCAGGGTGAGAATTAAACCGGGTGAAAAAATTGCCGGAAAAGTTTTTAAACTCAAGAAGCCGGTCATACTTAATCGCAACGAGAAAAATCCCGACCAGTTTCTTAAACTGCTGAAAAGAAGTGAAATAGCAGCTTCCATTTGTTTTCCCATGCGAAACACTGAAAAAGTTATAGGGATGGTTAATATTGCCCAGACAAGGGAAAATACTGTTTTCAGCAGTGGCGATATCGAAATGCTGTCAGTGATAGTCAAACAGTCTCTCATGGCCCTCGAAAAAATATGGTCCATTAAAAAAAGAGAGGAAACCTGCAGGGTTACTGCGCTCCTGGAACAATATGTTTCCCCAGAAATATCAGAAATTCTTGCCGACAAAAAGGATTTCCCTCAAGATTCCGGAAAAGTACTTGAACTGACAGTTCTTTTTGCCGATATCAGAAAGTTTACTCTCCTCGTTCAGCGACTGCCACCTGCAAAACTGAGAATATTTCTTAATGAGTTTTTTGAACTTTTTGCAGAAATTGTTTTTTCCTTCAGAGGAATGCTTGATAAATTCATGGGAGATGCTGCCCTGGTTATTTTCGGGGCACCTCTTGAAATTGATACACCATCTCTTTCTGCTGTCAGTGCGGCGGAGCAGATAATGAGGGAATTTGAAGTTCTCAGGTGTTTGTGGACAAAAAAGAACTCTGTTTTCAAGGAAATCGGCCTTGGCATAGGAGTCAGCCGGGGACCCATGTTTCTCGGAAATGTCGGATCAGTCAGACGTCTTGACTACACTGTGATAGGTACTGATGTTAATATAGCCCAACGACTGGCTTCAGAAACGGCATCCGGACAGATATTACTGACGGAGAGGGTTTATAATGATATTAAAAAAACATACAAAATAAACTCCGGAGAAAAAAAATTGCTGAGGGGTATGGATTCAGAGATTATGATATACTCCCTTACCCGCTGA
- a CDS encoding RNA-binding S4 domain-containing protein: protein MITIKKMPISLGQFLKFADLVQDGVEAKIVILQGEVKVNDSIETRRGRKLYPKDTVVFRDKTMLLVTGTCP from the coding sequence GTGATTACTATAAAAAAAATGCCAATCAGTCTGGGTCAATTTTTAAAATTTGCTGATCTTGTTCAGGATGGTGTTGAGGCGAAAATCGTGATCCTTCAGGGGGAGGTAAAGGTCAACGATAGTATCGAAACACGTCGAGGACGAAAATTATATCCGAAAGACACAGTTGTCTTTCGCGATAAGACAATGCTTCTTGTAACTGGTACTTGTCCATGA
- the rsmA gene encoding 16S rRNA (adenine(1518)-N(6)/adenine(1519)-N(6))-dimethyltransferase RsmA encodes MHKYGYTRATLKNQGLAPKKRFGQNFLVYKSTAESIVRSARLSKNDTVIEVGVGLGALTVPLARAVHYVYGYEIDSGIIRLHKEKGDLPANVNLIHNDILKADLKELHNEIGDLIILANLPYSISNPFIFKLIDNHTLLSTATVMLQKEVADRLVARPGTKEYGIPTILLGACASVEKLLTLKPSEFHPRPKIDSIVVRIDFNSPAVSFPGNSLENDILPPLFPRVVRIAFSQRRKTVLNTLSGGGFFLKQLKGDGRKNKELTRQAIEEAGLNPSIRPECITIEEFMRVSGIITKLISGGDISA; translated from the coding sequence ATGCATAAATACGGATATACCAGAGCAACACTGAAAAACCAGGGGCTCGCCCCCAAGAAACGTTTCGGACAAAACTTTCTTGTCTACAAATCCACGGCTGAAAGTATAGTCAGGAGCGCCCGGCTCAGCAAAAATGATACTGTAATTGAAGTTGGAGTAGGTCTCGGTGCTCTGACTGTTCCTCTCGCCCGGGCAGTTCATTATGTTTATGGATATGAGATTGACAGTGGTATTATCAGGTTGCATAAGGAGAAAGGAGACCTGCCTGCAAATGTAAACCTTATTCACAATGATATCCTTAAAGCTGATTTAAAAGAATTGCACAATGAGATCGGCGATCTTATTATTCTTGCCAATCTCCCCTACTCTATTTCCAATCCCTTTATATTCAAGCTCATTGATAATCACACCCTCCTATCAACCGCAACCGTTATGTTGCAGAAAGAGGTCGCTGACAGGCTTGTTGCGCGTCCGGGAACAAAGGAATACGGTATTCCAACCATCCTCCTGGGTGCCTGTGCTTCAGTGGAGAAACTGCTGACACTCAAGCCATCTGAATTTCATCCACGGCCGAAAATAGACTCTATCGTTGTCAGAATTGATTTCAATTCTCCTGCTGTTTCTTTTCCCGGTAACTCCTTGGAAAATGATATTCTCCCGCCTCTTTTTCCCAGGGTGGTTCGTATCGCATTCAGCCAGAGAAGAAAAACAGTTTTGAATACACTCAGTGGCGGTGGGTTTTTCCTGAAACAGTTGAAAGGAGATGGCAGGAAGAATAAGGAACTGACAAGGCAGGCAATCGAAGAGGCAGGTCTTAATCCCTCAATCAGACCGGAATGCATCACAATTGAGGAATTTATGAGAGTTTCAGGCATCATTACAAAACTGATATCAGGCGGAGATATTTCCGCCTGA
- a CDS encoding DUF2062 domain-containing protein: MNLRRINRYYYLRFKRLKGDPALLAGGTAIGVFVGLTPTIPFHTLLVIGMTVVSRTSTIAGILSSWVVCNPLTYFPIYYFSVRFGNIFTANEVSWLKIRTVIDQLLHSESIAASLAVLGNLGYETITVMISGSILFALPISLLSYFIALYFFRRSMKVNKSF, from the coding sequence TTGAATCTGAGAAGAATTAACAGGTACTATTATCTGAGATTTAAACGACTGAAAGGAGATCCTGCTCTTCTTGCCGGTGGAACCGCAATAGGTGTATTCGTGGGTCTGACTCCGACGATACCTTTTCATACCCTGCTGGTTATTGGCATGACAGTTGTATCAAGAACCTCAACAATTGCCGGAATACTTTCAAGCTGGGTGGTCTGTAACCCACTGACATACTTTCCGATTTATTATTTTTCTGTTCGTTTTGGAAATATTTTTACTGCCAATGAGGTAAGTTGGCTGAAAATCAGGACGGTTATTGACCAGTTACTTCATTCGGAAAGTATTGCAGCTTCACTGGCCGTTTTGGGCAATCTTGGATATGAAACAATCACAGTGATGATATCCGGGTCTATCCTGTTTGCTCTTCCCATAAGCCTTCTCAGTTATTTCATAGCTCTTTATTTTTTCAGACGTTCCATGAAAGTCAACAAAAGCTTTTGA
- the moaA gene encoding GTP 3',8-cyclase MoaA, with protein sequence MHPLVDQFSRTISYLRLSITDRCNLRCMYCMPKDEEDSATFSKTGEILHPSDLLSYEELLRVVRIAVEMGMNKLRLTGGEPLVRRGILDFIHELFRLNGLNEVRLTTNGVLLSDYAERLFSEGVQHINVSLDTLHEKKFQKITGRNYFQKVWEGLLKARDLGFKIKINVVAMKGINDDEFVDFARLALREPFQVRFIEFMPLGEKSSWQKEQFIKTEDIKKSIEEAGDLSPVKNSRAKGPARVYELTDNSGRKGTVGFISPISHHFCDQCNRLRLTSGGQLRSCLLNDMETDLKGLLRNGATDEKLRDSIRQTILNKPKGHSLQEDCEGNGRPSCSGQMSRIGG encoded by the coding sequence ATGCACCCGTTAGTCGATCAATTTTCCCGCACCATTTCATATCTTCGTCTTTCTATAACCGATCGGTGCAATCTTCGCTGCATGTATTGCATGCCGAAAGATGAAGAGGATAGTGCAACTTTTTCAAAAACAGGTGAAATACTCCATCCTTCAGACCTGCTCAGTTACGAGGAACTCCTCCGTGTTGTCCGAATTGCTGTTGAAATGGGCATGAACAAACTCCGTCTTACCGGCGGGGAACCGCTTGTAAGACGTGGGATTCTGGATTTTATCCATGAACTGTTCCGTCTGAACGGCCTGAATGAAGTGCGATTGACCACAAACGGGGTTCTACTCTCTGATTATGCTGAAAGATTGTTCAGCGAGGGAGTACAACATATCAATGTGTCCCTGGACACTCTTCACGAAAAGAAATTTCAGAAAATCACTGGACGAAACTATTTTCAAAAGGTCTGGGAAGGACTGCTCAAGGCAAGGGATCTTGGTTTTAAGATAAAAATTAACGTTGTTGCCATGAAGGGTATCAACGATGATGAGTTTGTCGATTTTGCTCGTCTTGCACTCAGAGAGCCGTTCCAGGTTCGCTTTATTGAATTTATGCCGCTCGGGGAAAAGAGCAGCTGGCAGAAAGAGCAGTTTATCAAGACTGAAGATATAAAGAAATCCATTGAAGAAGCGGGAGATCTGTCACCGGTGAAGAACAGTCGGGCCAAGGGACCTGCACGGGTATACGAATTGACGGATAATTCAGGTAGAAAGGGAACTGTCGGGTTTATTTCACCAATAAGTCATCATTTCTGTGACCAGTGCAATCGTCTGAGACTGACTTCAGGAGGGCAACTTCGATCATGCCTCCTCAATGATATGGAAACCGACCTGAAAGGTCTGCTGCGAAATGGAGCTACCGACGAAAAGCTGAGAGACAGTATACGGCAGACAATTCTCAACAAACCGAAAGGGCACAGCCTCCAGGAGGATTGCGAGGGCAATGGTAGACCTTCATGCAGTGGCCAGATGTCAAGAATCGGTGGATGA
- the pheA gene encoding prephenate dehydratase, translated as MNEKKDNIPAIRHEIDSIDNQILELLKKRLSCAKQVGLLKNEGNRAKWDPLREREIYDRLLKENNDVFPTDALKSIFHEIITTCRLSQKKAEVAFLGPEATFSHLAGVKYFGHSAEYKAADTIDDVFAEVEKGRTSYGIVPVENSIEGAVFSTLDCFMNYKVQICGEVRLEISHNLVCRSGDIQDIQTVASHAQPLAQCREWLRRHLPSVPTLPVFSTGAAAQMAANNPNIGAIASSLAIKTYELQVVVKGIEDYRGNTTRFLVIGKKSPDPSGRDRTSLLIGLMDRPGALNEILTVLSEEDINLAKIESRPIKGKQWKYLFFLDMMGHIRDDKIDRGCQRLKQLCSYFEWLGSYPQADSSTDS; from the coding sequence GTGAACGAAAAAAAAGACAACATACCGGCAATCCGTCATGAAATTGATTCCATTGATAACCAGATCCTTGAGCTTCTGAAAAAAAGACTGTCATGCGCAAAACAGGTGGGATTGCTGAAAAATGAAGGCAACAGGGCCAAATGGGATCCTCTCAGGGAAAGAGAAATATATGACAGATTGCTCAAAGAGAATAATGATGTCTTCCCTACAGATGCATTAAAGTCGATTTTTCATGAAATTATAACAACCTGCAGGCTGTCACAGAAAAAGGCGGAGGTAGCGTTTTTAGGTCCGGAAGCAACATTCAGTCACCTTGCCGGTGTTAAATATTTTGGTCACTCGGCAGAGTATAAGGCGGCAGATACCATTGATGATGTTTTTGCAGAAGTGGAAAAAGGAAGGACCAGTTACGGTATCGTACCGGTGGAAAACTCCATTGAAGGCGCGGTTTTTTCAACCCTTGATTGTTTTATGAACTACAAGGTTCAGATATGCGGTGAAGTACGACTGGAAATAAGCCATAATCTTGTATGTCGCTCAGGAGATATTCAAGATATCCAGACGGTAGCATCCCATGCGCAACCCCTGGCACAATGCCGGGAGTGGCTGAGAAGGCACCTGCCTTCGGTTCCAACCCTGCCGGTTTTTTCTACCGGTGCTGCTGCCCAGATGGCAGCCAACAACCCTAATATAGGTGCAATTGCATCGTCCCTTGCAATTAAAACCTATGAACTGCAGGTTGTAGTAAAAGGTATTGAGGATTACCGCGGAAATACTACCAGATTTCTTGTTATCGGGAAAAAATCACCGGATCCCAGTGGTCGGGACAGGACTTCGCTTCTTATCGGGTTGATGGATCGACCCGGAGCATTAAATGAGATCCTTACGGTTCTTTCCGAAGAAGATATCAATCTTGCCAAAATAGAATCCAGGCCCATTAAAGGGAAACAGTGGAAGTACCTGTTTTTTCTAGACATGATGGGGCATATCAGGGATGATAAAATCGACAGGGGCTGCCAGCGACTGAAACAACTTTGTTCCTATTTTGAATGGCTCGGTTCTTACCCCCAGGCCGATTCATCCACCGATTCTTGA
- a CDS encoding homocysteine biosynthesis protein, which translates to MGKKKIEKTYEEINTKIKSGKAVVVTAEEMIDIVRKEGREGAAAKVDIVTTGTFAPMCSSGMFFNFGQMTPTIKASKVWLNKVPAYAGLAAVDAYIGVTEPAEDDPLNKIYPGEFRYGGGHVIEQLLKGEKVLLEAKAYGTDCYAARKMKKEIALSDLSYAMLCNPRNGYQNYNCAINLSDKAVYTYMGMLKPRCRNANYCSAGALSPLLNDPLYKTIGVGTRIFLGGGYGYVTWQGTQHNPAVPRTPGGVPVKPAGTLMVQGDLKQMSPEWLRGVSIQGYGSSMAVGLGIPIPVLNAEMAGFTGVSDRDIITQVIDYGHDYTNGIARSYGEVNYEELQSGEITVNGKKVKTVPLSSRVKAREIATLLKKEINRGNFYLNKPAELLPNGY; encoded by the coding sequence ATGGGAAAGAAAAAAATTGAAAAAACGTATGAAGAAATTAATACCAAAATCAAGAGCGGCAAGGCAGTTGTTGTTACCGCAGAAGAGATGATAGACATTGTTCGCAAAGAAGGCAGAGAAGGTGCTGCAGCAAAAGTTGACATAGTTACAACTGGAACATTTGCTCCCATGTGTTCGTCTGGAATGTTTTTCAACTTTGGTCAGATGACTCCGACCATCAAAGCATCCAAGGTGTGGCTCAACAAAGTTCCGGCCTATGCGGGTCTTGCTGCTGTTGATGCATATATCGGTGTTACTGAACCTGCTGAAGATGATCCTCTCAATAAAATATATCCAGGGGAATTCAGATACGGAGGAGGGCACGTCATCGAACAACTTCTGAAGGGAGAAAAAGTTCTTCTCGAAGCCAAGGCGTATGGTACAGATTGTTATGCGGCCCGCAAAATGAAGAAAGAAATCGCCCTTTCAGACCTCTCATACGCCATGTTGTGCAATCCCAGAAACGGTTATCAGAATTATAATTGTGCTATCAATCTATCAGACAAAGCTGTCTATACATATATGGGGATGCTCAAACCCCGTTGTAGAAATGCAAATTACTGCAGCGCCGGTGCACTGAGTCCGCTTTTAAATGATCCGCTGTATAAAACTATCGGAGTGGGAACAAGGATTTTTCTCGGGGGAGGGTATGGTTATGTGACCTGGCAGGGAACTCAGCACAATCCGGCAGTTCCACGCACGCCAGGTGGTGTACCTGTTAAACCCGCTGGAACACTGATGGTCCAGGGTGATTTGAAACAGATGTCCCCTGAATGGTTACGGGGTGTTTCTATTCAGGGTTACGGAAGTTCCATGGCCGTCGGCCTAGGCATCCCAATCCCTGTTCTCAATGCGGAAATGGCTGGTTTTACTGGTGTTTCAGATAGAGATATCATCACTCAGGTTATTGATTATGGACATGACTACACAAATGGTATTGCCCGGAGTTACGGAGAGGTGAATTATGAGGAACTTCAATCCGGCGAAATAACCGTGAACGGGAAAAAGGTAAAGACGGTTCCCCTTTCCAGTCGGGTGAAAGCCCGTGAGATCGCCACATTGCTGAAAAAAGAAATAAACCGTGGGAATTTTTACCTGAACAAACCGGCAGAGTTATTACCAAATGGCTATTAG